A window of Candidatus Methylomirabilota bacterium contains these coding sequences:
- a CDS encoding amidohydrolase family protein: MDYRVISADCHVDLPWLPPDLFTSQASAAMRERMPFVTDGPKGPIWVSKKGSQFGLVNGMGSAGREYVPGQIHRSDRMASTGLYDDGRRGIRRLTDPDLRLRDQARDGVQAEVLYGILGTSDRLQDPEAAVEMMRIYNEWLAGFCASHPDRYAGLACIPSLSIEAAVTEIERVAKRGVARGIEIANSHDMPRLWDPVWEPVWRAAATAGLPVHFHTIGAKRADWSAMPPRVQRVAFATHITGFQLHMADVLMSVIFAGVLERYPNLKLVIGESGIGWIPYVLDRMDLEWEDQFKDLDLTMRPSEYWRRQCKATYQSDRIGVALLEELGPETIMWGSDFPHPDGVWPDSQEFIQKELGHLPESTRRKVVCENAGRLYGFIN; encoded by the coding sequence ATGGACTATCGCGTCATCTCCGCCGACTGCCACGTCGATCTGCCGTGGCTGCCGCCCGATCTCTTCACCAGCCAGGCCTCGGCGGCGATGCGTGAGCGCATGCCCTTCGTGACCGACGGGCCCAAGGGCCCGATCTGGGTTTCGAAGAAGGGCAGCCAGTTCGGCTTGGTGAACGGGATGGGCTCGGCCGGACGCGAATACGTGCCCGGCCAGATCCACCGCTCGGATCGCATGGCGTCTACCGGTCTTTACGATGACGGCAGGCGCGGGATCCGGCGTCTCACCGATCCGGACCTACGCTTGCGCGATCAGGCGCGGGACGGCGTGCAGGCCGAGGTGCTCTACGGCATCCTCGGCACGAGCGACCGCCTCCAGGATCCCGAGGCGGCGGTCGAGATGATGCGCATCTACAACGAATGGCTCGCCGGCTTCTGCGCCAGCCATCCGGATCGCTACGCGGGCCTCGCCTGCATCCCGAGCCTCTCCATCGAGGCCGCGGTGACGGAGATCGAGCGCGTGGCCAAGCGTGGCGTCGCGCGCGGGATCGAGATCGCCAACTCCCACGACATGCCCCGCCTCTGGGATCCCGTGTGGGAGCCGGTGTGGCGCGCCGCGGCCACCGCGGGCCTGCCCGTGCACTTCCACACCATCGGCGCCAAGCGCGCGGACTGGTCGGCCATGCCGCCGCGTGTGCAGCGCGTGGCTTTCGCCACCCACATCACCGGCTTCCAGCTCCACATGGCCGACGTGCTCATGAGCGTGATCTTCGCCGGCGTGCTCGAGCGGTATCCCAATCTCAAGCTCGTCATCGGCGAGAGCGGCATCGGCTGGATCCCCTACGTGCTCGATCGCATGGACCTCGAGTGGGAAGACCAGTTCAAGGACCTCGACCTGACCATGCGTCCCAGCGAGTACTGGCGTCGCCAGTGCAAGGCCACCTACCAGAGCGATCGCATCGGCGTCGCCCTGCTCGAGGAGCTGGGGCCGGAGACCATCATGTGGGGCTCGGACTTCCCGCACCCGGACGGGGTGTGGCCCGACTCCCAGGAGTTCATCCAGAAGGAGC